A window from Kovacikia minuta CCNUW1 encodes these proteins:
- a CDS encoding tandem-95 repeat protein, producing the protein MTVSTLAAVQSIAGSNLLLHQLIDSGSLLEGRYRVARNRVSGEDTQQKLGNLQKKPGFCDDVLVVFDCRVPDLDVLYQALVPGAIACTLDAKTDPLEAITQWLSDTGATRLAIVAHGEPGVVQIGANPLTLAQLQAQSALLQEWGVEEISLYSCEVAKGDRGWQFVQQLSALTRAGVSAASFKVGNSILGGSWDLDVATGTITSFPTFLLEVLANYQSVLAPSNDNFANRIALNGINVSTTGTNVEATGESGELNHAGVSGDDYTITRTGTFSYRYNYGEQGNLSSVWYSWTAPTSGYTTIDTNGSSLDTTLGVYSGSSVGSLSLLASNDNWNGSSSQVSFYAVAGTTYQIAVDGYYNRTGSFALNINGNDPPVAVSDTFTVLEDSTLNVSAPGLLANDSDPDGTSPYWSYYYWPTNGTIANAQGNGSFTYTPPSNFYGSDSFQYQISDGYATSNFAPVTINVTPVNDMPFFTKGTNLTVNEDAGAQSVFYWATGISPGAYNEWNQSLTFLTSSDNTALFSVQPSISSNGTLIYTPAINAYGSATITVQLKDSGGTSNGGIDTSTAQTFTITVNSVNDAPIVVNTIASQSTTEDTFFNFTVPIDTFTDVDGDSLSYTASLSNGNALPTWLSFNPITRTFSGTPTNDNVGSLNLRVTATDTSGASASSTFDVAIANVNDAPSFTGNAPLAAIVEDTMNSAGQSIASLFTGLVTDPDAGASLKGAIIFGDPANATTQGRWQFSTTNGSSWFNVADSGSPFALSATALVRFVPVANYNGTPPGLVVRALDNTFSGNFSSGGIYYSVNTQTVGGTSPISANTATINTSVTSVNDAPTVTGTLAGQKVLQDFPFSFTVPANTFSDADLGDTLTYSATLSNGNFLPSWLTFNPTTRTFSGTPAAGDLGNLALQVIATDSTGASTSTPFALAVAVPKPGDLDPSFGGSGKVIGDVGIITSVLVQPDGKVVMSGRKQNSSTGDDFLLTRYNADGTVDGTFGSNGSVSTHVSFDEIGRSVVLQADGKLLVAGTTAGNFAVIRYNSNGAIDTSFGSNGIVTTDFGRSDEGYKVLVQPDGKVIVSGTIYNSSNNYDFGLVRYNSDGTIDTTFGTNGRVNTHIISDEYGYSAAIQSDGKVLVTGTSDGRLALVRYNPNGTLDSSFGTNGVARTNLGGINNGRDLVIQPDGKILVAGDSTSGSFSNFAVVRYNANGTIDTSFGSSGVVVTDFSNSEDYVTGIVLQANGKFVVSGFNRVNFSTADFALVRYNSNGTIDTSFGDGGKVVTDLGSDDYALDVALQTNGAIVAAGYSFSNGTAKVALARYLGDPPNQAPTNISLSNSTIAENSANGAIVGTLATTDPDASDTHTYTLLNNAGGRFALNGSQIVVADGSLLDFEAANSHTIRVRATDNNGLSVEKDVAIALTNRNEAPVVGSSLMAPFLYEDSPFSFTLPDGTFNDPEGDSLTYTATRADGAPLPDWLTFDAATRTFSGTPPQDAGMPSITVTASDGQFSTSTTFPISVVNVNDAPQLVNEIADQTIAENSSFTLLFSDYFSDPDSGLFYTATLENGDPLPDWLTFTGGSIVGTPGYSNAGTFNIKVTAADSQYAVSDVFTLTITNVNQAPVVGNAIANQTAIEDAPFSFTIPTNAFTDVDGDALAYTASLADGSGLPDWLSFNSTTGTFSGTPDDPDLSTLNIKVTATDPSGIAASQVFQVSVASTDDPTVITAPTQQTIDEDTSLIFSSATGNAITLSDVDAGNSLLQVSLMITGNSGFGGAGSFSLGDTSGLSYVSEDGRSFRGTLAAINAALEGLNYYPSGDYNGTANLQVMVSNPTTGAASSKIIPILVNPVNDAPILHLGIAPTVTEDEPFSFSFSQASDPDDRFYGTIPITYSARLADGSDLPDWISFDPSTRTFSGTPTNGNLSTLDIEVTASDGEAFSSEVFTLAITNVNDAPALTGTSANLVGTEDTTYTFTATSLLQGFTDAENDPLSITNLTATNGSLIAHGDGTYSFTPNANFNGTVNLNYQVSDGKGGVTAASQHLAIAAVNDPVTGTPTAILTSGTEDTAYTITAARLLQGFSDVDITTSGQILSIANLTANHGSLTLNPDGSSWTLTPTANFNGMLTLTYEVTDNNGSSLIGQTRSFNLAAANDAPVAVGNATLAAVNEDTLAPGGATVSSLFAGTFSDAADQVTGGTNANSFAGIALVANSASAAQGVWQYSSNNGSSWVNLPPNLTNSNAFSLAPTTLLRFRPNANFSGTPGTLSARLIENTTSITNAAIINVSTNGGSSAYSANTVELTTTITPINDAPTLNSIGVRPLTAINEDSTINPGTLVSTFLGTSIVDADAGALRGIAVTGLTGDSNGTWQYSNNGSNWINFGNVSAASALLLGSNTLVRFNPALNYNGSVSLTYRAWDQTTGTIGDHIDPGAGGDSTAFSTAIATSNLTINSVNDAPALTGTKATLSTGFEDTAYTINAADLLIGFSDVEGDALAVTNLGATNGTLSAYNATTRTWSFTPVANFNGTVNLNYTIGDGKGGNLAATQSFVVAPVNDAPILNPVNVRSFNPINEDPATNVGMLVANFLGSAVSDLDAGALRGIAITGLTGDSNGSWQYSNDGSNWISFGTVSATSALLLGGNALVRFNPGLNYNGSVGLTYRAWDQTSGIAGSQVDTSTTGGSTAFSTAIATSNLTINPVNDAPMNTAPTTQTVNEDMVLVFSQATGNAISVSDVDAGNNGIRVNLSITSGVLQLGNSTGLGSITGNGTANLTITGTLANLNTALDGLQFTPLANFNGSSTLTINTNDLGFSGNGGGLGDRDTIAITVNPINDAPVNTLPTTPLSVSQGSFLVFSNSNRISISDVDANNAIEQVTLSATYGSLDIGNISGLTTFAGNNTGNLSLQGTVAGLNAALSTLRFTPDAQATIAGVVNLAISTSDLGNTGSNGAQIDTDILSIAVNPANPLLGTINSDTLTGSNLSNFIQGFEGDDLINGNGGQDIFFGGAGNDIIRTGSGNDFIDGGLGSDTIYLSGGQDTIALAKGNGIDTIYGYSAGSTRFKLDAGLNYSELSIVQDGLHTLIQTSSETLALLDRTQANTLSFSSFM; encoded by the coding sequence GATCTTGATGTTGCTACTGGAACCATCACCTCGTTTCCCACCTTTTTGCTGGAAGTACTAGCAAACTACCAGTCAGTCCTAGCGCCCTCTAACGACAACTTTGCTAATCGAATCGCTTTAAATGGGATTAATGTTAGTACCACTGGAACCAATGTAGAAGCTACTGGCGAATCGGGTGAACTGAATCATGCTGGTGTGTCGGGAGATGACTATACAATCACGCGTACAGGTACTTTTAGTTACCGTTATAACTACGGCGAGCAAGGAAACTTAAGCTCTGTTTGGTATTCTTGGACTGCGCCTACGTCAGGGTATACCACAATTGACACAAATGGCAGCAGCCTGGATACGACACTGGGAGTTTATTCCGGCTCAAGTGTTGGTAGCCTATCTCTACTAGCTAGCAATGATAACTGGAATGGTTCTTCAAGCCAGGTTAGTTTCTACGCCGTAGCAGGCACAACCTATCAAATTGCTGTCGATGGCTACTATAACAGAACAGGCTCATTTGCTTTAAATATTAACGGGAATGATCCGCCTGTTGCCGTATCAGATACATTTACCGTTCTAGAAGACAGCACTTTAAATGTATCGGCACCAGGGCTTTTGGCGAATGACTCTGACCCAGATGGCACTTCTCCTTACTGGAGCTACTACTATTGGCCGACGAATGGAACTATCGCCAACGCACAGGGTAACGGCTCCTTTACCTACACTCCACCTTCTAATTTTTACGGTTCTGATAGTTTTCAATATCAAATTAGTGATGGATATGCGACATCAAACTTCGCTCCTGTAACAATCAATGTTACTCCGGTTAATGATATGCCTTTCTTTACTAAAGGCACAAACTTAACAGTGAATGAGGACGCTGGAGCGCAGTCTGTTTTCTATTGGGCAACAGGGATCTCGCCAGGTGCTTACAACGAATGGAACCAGTCTTTAACGTTTTTAACCAGCAGTGACAATACTGCTCTATTTTCAGTCCAACCGAGTATCAGTTCTAATGGAACCCTAATTTACACACCTGCTATTAATGCCTATGGAAGTGCCACAATCACTGTTCAACTTAAAGATAGCGGTGGTACAAGTAATGGAGGGATTGATACTTCAACAGCACAAACTTTTACCATCACTGTCAATTCTGTCAATGATGCACCGATAGTGGTAAACACAATTGCCTCTCAATCTACCACTGAAGACACATTTTTCAATTTCACAGTTCCTATTGACACCTTTACAGATGTTGATGGCGATTCACTTTCCTACACTGCAAGCTTGAGTAATGGTAATGCTTTACCAACCTGGTTAAGCTTTAATCCAATAACTCGTACTTTTAGCGGCACACCTACGAACGACAACGTTGGCAGCCTCAACCTGCGCGTGACGGCAACTGATACCAGTGGAGCTTCCGCCAGCAGCACGTTTGATGTGGCGATCGCCAATGTTAACGATGCGCCCAGTTTTACAGGAAATGCACCTTTGGCTGCGATCGTAGAAGACACAATGAATTCTGCCGGACAAAGCATTGCCTCCCTGTTCACAGGACTGGTAACTGATCCCGATGCGGGTGCAAGTCTCAAAGGTGCCATTATTTTTGGCGATCCAGCCAATGCCACTACCCAGGGACGCTGGCAATTTTCGACAACCAATGGTTCAAGCTGGTTTAACGTTGCTGACAGTGGCTCTCCCTTTGCCCTGTCTGCCACTGCCCTTGTCCGGTTTGTGCCCGTTGCCAACTACAACGGCACTCCGCCAGGACTGGTTGTGCGCGCGCTCGACAACACCTTTAGTGGCAACTTCAGTAGTGGTGGTATTTACTACTCGGTCAACACTCAAACCGTTGGTGGTACCAGCCCGATTTCAGCCAACACCGCCACGATTAACACCAGCGTTACCTCCGTCAATGATGCTCCCACGGTAACAGGCACACTCGCAGGACAAAAGGTGCTGCAAGATTTTCCGTTTAGCTTTACCGTGCCTGCAAACACCTTCAGCGATGCCGATCTGGGGGATACGCTGACCTACTCTGCAACGCTGAGTAATGGAAATTTCTTACCATCCTGGCTCACCTTTAATCCCACAACCCGCACGTTTAGTGGCACTCCCGCAGCGGGCGATCTGGGTAATCTGGCGCTGCAAGTGATTGCAACGGACAGCACTGGAGCCAGCACCAGCACGCCGTTTGCGCTTGCGGTTGCCGTTCCCAAACCCGGTGATCTCGATCCTTCCTTTGGGGGGAGCGGCAAAGTTATCGGGGATGTGGGCATTATTACCAGCGTCCTGGTACAACCGGATGGCAAAGTCGTGATGTCAGGACGCAAGCAAAACAGCAGCACGGGCGATGACTTTCTGCTGACGCGCTATAACGCAGATGGCACTGTTGACGGTACCTTTGGCAGCAATGGCAGTGTCAGCACCCATGTGAGCTTTGACGAAATAGGTAGAAGCGTTGTCCTGCAAGCGGATGGAAAGCTTCTGGTAGCAGGCACCACCGCTGGTAATTTTGCCGTTATCCGGTACAACTCCAATGGTGCGATCGACACGAGCTTCGGCAGCAATGGCATAGTCACAACTGACTTTGGTAGAAGCGATGAAGGCTACAAGGTGTTGGTACAACCCGATGGCAAAGTTATTGTCAGCGGAACGATTTACAACAGCAGCAACAACTATGACTTTGGCTTAGTTCGCTATAACTCGGATGGGACGATCGACACCACCTTCGGCACCAACGGAAGAGTCAACACTCACATTATTTCGGATGAATATGGCTACAGTGCCGCGATTCAATCGGATGGCAAGGTGCTTGTCACTGGGACATCCGATGGTCGGCTGGCGCTGGTTCGCTACAACCCCAATGGCACCCTCGATAGCAGCTTTGGCACCAACGGTGTGGCTCGCACCAACCTGGGTGGAATCAACAACGGCAGGGATCTGGTGATCCAACCGGATGGCAAAATTTTAGTGGCAGGCGACTCCACCAGCGGTAGTTTCTCAAACTTTGCAGTTGTTCGCTACAACGCCAACGGCACGATCGATACCAGCTTTGGCAGCAGTGGCGTCGTCGTCACGGACTTTAGCAATAGCGAAGATTATGTAACCGGGATTGTGTTGCAAGCGAACGGCAAGTTTGTCGTTAGCGGATTTAACCGGGTTAACTTTAGCACGGCTGATTTCGCCTTAGTTCGCTACAACTCGAATGGGACGATCGACACCAGCTTTGGGGATGGCGGTAAAGTCGTCACGGATTTGGGCAGCGATGATTACGCTCTGGATGTTGCCCTGCAAACCAACGGGGCGATCGTTGCCGCAGGCTATAGCTTCAGCAATGGCACTGCAAAAGTCGCCCTGGCTCGTTATCTCGGTGATCCGCCCAATCAGGCACCGACCAACATCAGTCTCAGCAATAGCACGATCGCCGAAAATAGTGCAAATGGGGCGATCGTCGGTACGCTTGCTACCACTGACCCAGATGCCAGCGACACCCACACCTATACGCTGCTCAATAATGCTGGGGGACGTTTTGCCCTGAATGGCAGTCAGATTGTGGTTGCAGACGGAAGCTTGCTTGATTTTGAAGCAGCAAACAGCCACACCATCCGGGTTCGGGCAACCGACAATAACGGTTTGAGTGTCGAGAAGGATGTGGCGATCGCCCTCACCAATCGCAATGAAGCCCCGGTTGTTGGCAGCTCCTTGATGGCTCCATTTCTTTATGAAGACTCCCCCTTCAGCTTCACCCTTCCAGACGGTACGTTCAACGATCCAGAGGGTGACTCCCTAACCTACACCGCAACCCGCGCAGATGGTGCGCCCCTGCCAGACTGGCTCACCTTTGATGCTGCGACCCGTACCTTCAGCGGTACACCACCCCAGGATGCAGGAATGCCCAGCATCACCGTGACCGCTTCCGATGGGCAGTTTTCCACCAGTACAACATTCCCAATCTCAGTGGTTAACGTCAATGATGCGCCTCAGCTCGTCAACGAAATCGCCGACCAAACCATTGCAGAAAACAGTTCCTTCACCCTGTTGTTCTCCGATTACTTCTCCGATCCCGACAGTGGATTGTTTTACACCGCAACCCTGGAAAATGGTGATCCGCTACCAGACTGGCTCACCTTTACGGGTGGTAGCATCGTCGGCACACCGGGCTACAGCAACGCTGGCACTTTCAACATCAAAGTCACAGCCGCTGACAGCCAATACGCGGTGAGCGACGTCTTTACACTGACAATCACGAATGTCAATCAAGCTCCCGTTGTCGGAAATGCGATCGCCAATCAAACTGCGATCGAAGATGCGCCCTTCAGCTTTACGATTCCCACCAACGCATTCACTGATGTTGATGGAGATGCCCTTGCCTATACCGCAAGTCTGGCAGATGGCAGCGGGCTACCAGATTGGCTCAGTTTCAATTCCACAACAGGTACGTTTAGCGGCACTCCAGATGATCCGGATTTGTCAACTCTCAACATCAAAGTGACGGCAACTGATCCATCAGGTATTGCCGCATCCCAGGTGTTTCAGGTTTCTGTTGCCTCAACAGACGATCCAACTGTAATCACGGCACCAACTCAGCAGACGATCGATGAGGATACCTCCCTCATTTTCAGTAGCGCAACGGGCAACGCGATCACCCTCTCTGATGTGGATGCAGGCAATTCGCTGTTGCAAGTTTCCCTGATGATTACAGGCAATTCCGGTTTTGGCGGTGCAGGTTCCTTCTCCTTAGGTGATACCAGTGGATTGAGCTACGTTTCTGAAGACGGTCGTTCTTTTAGGGGAACGCTAGCAGCGATCAATGCGGCACTGGAAGGACTCAACTACTACCCCAGCGGCGATTACAACGGCACGGCTAACTTACAAGTGATGGTGTCAAATCCAACCACCGGAGCAGCCAGCAGTAAGATTATTCCAATTCTAGTAAATCCAGTCAACGATGCCCCCATTCTTCACCTGGGGATTGCACCAACCGTCACCGAGGATGAGCCATTCAGCTTCTCCTTCTCGCAAGCCTCCGATCCAGACGATCGCTTCTACGGCACGATTCCCATTACCTATAGCGCCAGGCTTGCCGATGGTTCTGATCTGCCAGACTGGATCAGCTTTGATCCCTCCACCCGCACCTTCAGCGGCACACCGACCAATGGCAATCTCAGCACCCTTGACATTGAAGTGACTGCATCAGATGGGGAAGCTTTTTCCAGCGAAGTCTTTACCCTGGCGATCACAAACGTCAACGATGCCCCTGCTCTGACCGGCACATCGGCAAACCTGGTCGGCACTGAGGATACGACTTATACGTTCACAGCCACCAGCTTGCTCCAGGGCTTTACCGATGCAGAAAACGATCCCCTATCCATTACAAATTTGACTGCAACCAACGGCAGCCTGATTGCTCACGGAGATGGCACTTACAGTTTTACCCCCAACGCCAACTTTAATGGCACGGTGAATCTGAACTACCAGGTGAGCGATGGCAAGGGTGGCGTTACAGCAGCCAGTCAGCATTTGGCGATCGCCGCTGTGAATGATCCGGTAACTGGCACTCCCACAGCCATTTTGACCTCTGGGACAGAAGATACAGCATACACAATTACCGCTGCCAGGCTGCTTCAGGGTTTCAGTGATGTGGACATAACTACCAGTGGACAAATCCTCAGCATTGCCAACCTGACAGCCAATCACGGCAGCCTCACCCTCAATCCCGATGGCAGCAGTTGGACATTAACCCCAACTGCCAACTTTAACGGGATGCTCACCCTCACCTATGAGGTCACCGACAACAATGGCAGCAGCCTGATCGGACAAACCCGATCGTTCAATTTGGCAGCAGCCAACGATGCGCCCGTTGCCGTTGGGAATGCAACCCTCGCAGCAGTTAACGAAGATACCCTCGCGCCGGGTGGAGCCACAGTCAGCAGCTTGTTTGCGGGTACCTTTAGCGATGCGGCAGATCAGGTCACAGGGGGCACTAATGCGAATTCGTTTGCAGGCATTGCCCTGGTTGCCAATAGCGCAAGTGCGGCACAGGGAGTCTGGCAATATTCCAGCAACAATGGCAGCAGTTGGGTTAACCTTCCTCCCAATCTGACAAATTCTAATGCCTTCAGTCTTGCTCCAACAACTTTGCTGCGATTCCGTCCCAATGCCAACTTTAGTGGCACACCGGGTACTCTCAGCGCGCGTTTAATTGAAAATACAACCTCCATCACCAATGCTGCCATTATCAATGTTTCAACGAATGGGGGGAGTAGTGCCTACAGTGCAAACACCGTGGAATTGACGACTACAATTACGCCAATTAACGATGCGCCTACACTGAACTCTATTGGAGTTAGACCGCTGACAGCAATCAATGAAGATTCAACAATCAATCCGGGAACTCTCGTTTCGACATTTTTAGGGACATCCATTGTGGATGCTGATGCGGGTGCTTTACGGGGAATCGCCGTGACAGGATTGACGGGAGATAGCAACGGTACCTGGCAGTATTCCAACAATGGCAGTAATTGGATCAACTTTGGTAATGTGAGTGCAGCCAGTGCCTTGTTGCTGGGTAGCAATACCCTAGTGCGCTTTAACCCAGCGTTGAACTACAACGGCAGTGTCAGTCTCACCTATCGCGCCTGGGATCAAACAACCGGGACGATCGGTGACCACATCGATCCAGGTGCGGGTGGCGATAGTACTGCTTTCAGTACCGCGATCGCCACCTCCAACTTGACCATTAATTCGGTCAACGATGCGCCTGCACTCACAGGCACAAAGGCAACCCTATCAACCGGATTCGAGGATACCGCTTACACCATCAATGCCGCTGATCTGTTAATTGGCTTTAGCGACGTTGAAGGAGATGCGCTAGCGGTCACCAACCTGGGAGCCACGAATGGCACCTTATCGGCTTACAACGCCACAACCAGAACCTGGTCTTTTACCCCCGTTGCCAATTTCAATGGCACGGTTAATCTCAACTACACGATCGGGGATGGCAAAGGTGGGAATTTAGCGGCTACCCAATCTTTTGTTGTCGCTCCTGTCAACGATGCACCGATTCTCAATCCGGTTAACGTTAGAAGTTTTAATCCGATCAACGAAGACCCAGCGACGAATGTGGGAATGCTGGTTGCTAATTTCCTTGGATCGGCTGTCTCTGATCTAGACGCAGGCGCTCTCCGTGGTATCGCAATAACAGGATTGACCGGAGATAGCAACGGTAGCTGGCAGTATTCCAACGATGGCAGCAATTGGATTAGTTTTGGCACTGTGAGTGCAACCAGTGCCTTGTTGCTGGGTGGCAATGCACTGGTACGCTTCAATCCAGGGTTGAATTACAACGGCAGTGTCGGTCTCACCTATCGCGCCTGGGATCAAACCAGTGGGATCGCAGGCAGTCAGGTAGACACCAGCACAACTGGAGGCAGCACCGCATTCAGTACCGCGATCGCCACTTCCAACCTGACGATTAATCCAGTCAACGATGCCCCGATGAACACTGCTCCCACGACTCAAACAGTGAATGAAGACATGGTTTTAGTCTTCTCTCAAGCGACTGGCAATGCCATTAGCGTGAGTGATGTGGATGCTGGCAACAATGGAATTCGTGTCAACCTCAGCATTACCAGTGGGGTTTTGCAATTGGGTAACAGCACTGGATTGGGCAGCATCACAGGCAACGGTACCGCCAATCTGACCATCACCGGAACCCTGGCTAACCTAAACACCGCCCTGGATGGGTTGCAGTTTACCCCCCTGGCTAACTTTAACGGCAGCTCCACCCTGACGATTAACACCAACGATTTGGGCTTTAGCGGCAATGGAGGAGGATTGGGCGATCGCGACACGATCGCAATTACGGTTAATCCCATCAATGATGCTCCAGTCAATACGTTGCCAACCACTCCTCTCTCCGTTTCCCAGGGTTCTTTCCTGGTCTTCTCGAATAGCAATCGCATCTCCATCAGTGATGTGGATGCGAATAATGCGATCGAGCAAGTTACCCTGTCAGCCACCTACGGCAGCCTCGATATTGGCAACATCAGCGGCTTAACTACATTTGCTGGAAATAACACAGGCAATCTGTCGTTACAGGGGACAGTTGCAGGACTGAATGCAGCTCTCAGTACGCTAAGATTTACGCCAGACGCTCAAGCGACGATCGCGGGTGTGGTAAACCTCGCCATCAGTACCAGCGACCTGGGAAATACGGGATCAAATGGTGCTCAAATCGACACGGATATCCTATCCATAGCGGTCAATCCAGCGAATCCGCTTCTGGGAACCATTAACAGCGATACCCTCACCGGTTCAAACCTGAGTAATTTTATTCAAGGGTTTGAGGGGGATGACCTGATCAATGGCAATGGAGGACAGGACATCTTCTTTGGAGGTGCCGGGAACGACATCATCCGCACGGGTTCAGGCAATGATTTCATCGATGGTGGTCTGGGAAGCGATACGATTTACCTCAGTGGAGGGCAAGATACAATCGCCCTGGCTAAGGGGAACGGGATAGATACCATTTACGGCTACTCCGCCGGATCAACCCGGTTCAAACTGGATGCAGGATTAAACTACAGTGAATTGTCCATTGTCCAAGATGGCTTGCACACCTTAATCCAAACATCTAGCGAAACCCTGGCATTGCTGGATAGAACTCAAGCAAATACCCTGAGTTTTAGCAGCTTTATGTAA
- a CDS encoding YifB family Mg chelatase-like AAA ATPase: protein MLSRVWSASLVGIDAVKVGVEVDIAGGLPGIIVVGLPSQEVQESKERVRTALKNAGYAFPMRKIVVNLTPADLRKEGPCFDLPISVGILAASEQANTDLLDDYLFLGEVSLDGTLRPVAGVLAIAAAARRMGISGLVVPADNAREAAVVKGLKVFGFKHLSEVGEFLSAFETFHPTQINGLEELEKTRFTGHDLRDVKGQSHARRALEIAAAGGHNLVFVGPPGSGKTMLARRLPSILPPLTFEEALEVTQIHSVAGLLKDKGALVAIRPFRAPHHSASGPSLVGGGSFPRPGEISLAHRGVLFLDELTEFKRDVLEFLRQPLEDGYVTISRTRQTVIFPAQFTLVASTNPCPCGYFGDMVQPCTCSPRAREQYWARLSGPLMDRIDLQVGVNRLKPEEITQQPTGEDSEPVRERVQAARDRASARFKDTPLRCNAELKSAHLRQWCKLDDASRNLLEGAIRKLGLSVRASDRILKVARTIADLAGDENLQTHHVAEAIQYRTIDRMQ from the coding sequence ATGCTTTCAAGGGTCTGGAGTGCATCACTGGTTGGAATTGATGCGGTAAAAGTTGGGGTTGAAGTTGATATTGCGGGTGGGCTACCGGGCATTATTGTCGTTGGTCTGCCGTCGCAGGAAGTTCAGGAATCGAAAGAGCGGGTGCGGACAGCACTGAAGAATGCAGGCTATGCCTTTCCCATGCGAAAAATTGTGGTCAACCTGACGCCCGCAGATTTGCGCAAAGAAGGACCTTGTTTTGATTTGCCCATCAGTGTTGGGATTCTGGCTGCATCAGAGCAAGCTAACACCGACTTATTAGACGACTATTTGTTCCTGGGTGAGGTGTCACTGGATGGCACATTGCGTCCGGTGGCAGGGGTACTGGCGATCGCAGCTGCCGCCAGGCGGATGGGGATCTCTGGTCTGGTTGTGCCTGCCGACAATGCCCGTGAAGCTGCGGTGGTCAAAGGGTTAAAAGTATTTGGCTTCAAGCATTTATCCGAGGTGGGTGAATTTCTCAGTGCTTTTGAAACGTTCCACCCCACGCAAATTAATGGATTAGAGGAGCTAGAAAAAACACGCTTTACTGGGCATGATTTACGGGATGTAAAAGGACAGTCCCATGCCCGCCGTGCCCTGGAAATTGCCGCTGCGGGCGGACATAATCTTGTATTCGTCGGTCCCCCAGGTAGCGGCAAAACCATGCTTGCCCGCAGGCTACCGTCGATTCTGCCCCCACTCACCTTCGAGGAAGCCCTGGAAGTTACCCAGATCCATTCCGTTGCCGGATTGCTCAAAGATAAGGGGGCGCTGGTGGCGATCCGCCCGTTTCGGGCACCCCACCACTCCGCATCTGGCCCATCACTGGTGGGGGGTGGCAGTTTCCCCAGACCCGGTGAAATTTCTCTCGCCCATAGAGGGGTATTGTTTTTGGATGAATTAACGGAATTTAAGCGCGATGTGCTGGAGTTTCTGCGTCAACCGCTGGAAGACGGGTATGTCACCATCTCGCGTACTCGTCAGACCGTTATCTTCCCAGCCCAGTTTACACTAGTTGCCAGCACTAACCCCTGCCCTTGTGGTTATTTTGGCGATATGGTGCAGCCCTGTACCTGTTCCCCCAGAGCCAGAGAGCAATATTGGGCAAGGCTATCGGGTCCACTCATGGATCGAATTGATTTGCAGGTTGGGGTCAATCGGCTGAAGCCGGAAGAAATTACCCAACAACCAACGGGCGAGGATTCTGAGCCTGTGAGGGAGAGGGTTCAGGCTGCTCGCGATCGCGCCAGTGCCCGCTTTAAAGACACGCCCCTGCGGTGCAATGCGGAGTTGAAGAGTGCCCATCTGCGCCAATGGTGCAAGCTGGATGATGCCAGCCGCAACCTATTGGAAGGGGCGATTCGCAAATTAGGGCTGTCGGTACGGGCGAGCGATCGCATTCTCAAAGTTGCCCGCACGATCGCAGACCTGGCAGGGGATGAAAACCTGCAAACCCACCATGTCGCCGAAGCAATTCAGTACCGCACAATTGATAGGATGCAGTGA
- a CDS encoding response regulator transcription factor, whose translation MKGETQAKRMRLLLVGDEIYTIYLILSYLESCGYEVISTKDGEDALVFLQGETPDLVIFCNDGPIQMDGYLFLQNLRENPQTKMLPVILMSSKNQTIEQIRSLNPGIDAYLTRPFELDELQAQVQSMTAKALSLVSS comes from the coding sequence ATGAAAGGCGAAACACAGGCAAAACGCATGCGACTATTACTGGTGGGAGATGAAATTTACACCATTTACCTAATTCTGTCTTATTTGGAATCCTGTGGATACGAAGTGATCTCGACCAAGGATGGAGAAGATGCACTGGTGTTTTTGCAGGGCGAAACTCCCGATCTGGTTATCTTTTGCAACGATGGACCGATACAGATGGATGGGTATTTGTTTTTACAGAACCTGCGAGAAAACCCTCAAACAAAAATGCTGCCGGTGATTTTGATGTCGTCAAAGAATCAAACCATTGAGCAAATCCGCAGCTTAAATCCTGGAATTGATGCCTATTTAACGCGCCCCTTCGAACTGGATGAACTGCAAGCCCAGGTTCAATCAATGACCGCGAAGGCTTTATCACTGGTAAGTAGCTAG